Part of the Caldalkalibacillus thermarum genome, GGAGAAGGCCAAGCCAAGGCGGTTGTGGATGCTGCCCGAGATAAAAAGGTTCTGCTGCTTGTGGCCGGGCCTGATGTTGTACGGATTTTGCCTCCTTTAACTACGTCAAAAACAGAAATTGATGAGCTGCTAAATGTACTAGAAGCTTGCTGTTAATCTTTGTGGCCGTTGGTTCAGCATTCGCTGGGCAAAATGGTTGAATAGCAACAAATGATGATAGACGAAGAAAAGGTAACCGAGTCAGGACTGCTTCCATCTGTCCTGCGGCAGCAGATCCAGATGTTACTCATATGGCCGATCTTGGTAAAAATAATTGGGTTTCAGTATCCTATTTTCATATGTTTGATGAAAAATATGGGTGGTGGCCGGAGAGAGGGGAGGAATCAGCCAGGTCCAATCTCCTGTCACTTTGCGCCCCGAGTCTCGTTCCTGTTGTTCAAATTGCTTAAACTGTTCGGCAGCGGTATGATGATCAACAATGCTGACCCCATCCTGTTTGTAGGAATGGAGGACAGCCACATTAAGCTCAACCAGTGCTTTATCCTTCCATAATGAGGCATTGCGGCTGATCTCCAGACCCATACGTTTGGCCACCTCCGGCAGCAAATTGTAGCGGAAGGTATCGGCCAAGTTGCGGGCTCCGATCTCCGTCTCCATGTACCAGCCGTTAAACGGGGATGCGGTGTAATGAATCCCGCCGATCTCCAAGCACATATCCGAGATAATCGGCACCGCGTACCATTTGATGTTCAAGTCTTCAAACCAGTCATATTCAGGATGACGAATAGGTACTTCCAAGACCAGCTCCTCAGGGATCTCAAACCACTTTGGTGGCCGCTGTTGGACCTGGATGACCAGGGGCAGCACATCAAAACGGCTCCCTTTCCCTTTCCAGCCCATCTCTTGACAGGCACGGGTCAGGCTTAAAGAAGCGGGATCTCCAGTCACGCCGTTTTCTGTTTCATAACCGGCGTAGCGGATTAACTGATGGTTCCAGATGCGTACCTGTGGCTCCTGCTTAATCTGAGGCTTAAAAATGGTAATCGTCGGTCTGATTTTCCCCTCATTTGTGGCGTAGGTAATATGGTTCAGTAAAGCCTCGTAAATCTCCTGTTCCGTTGTCAGGTGGCGGGCATCAAAGACATGCAAGCTTCTCCAGAACAGACGCCCGATACAACGGTTGCTGTTGCGCCAGGCTACCCTTGCGCCATAGGCCAGTTCCTCATACGTGTGTTCATAATAACCATAACGGTTAATCTCACTTTTAATTTCCTTTAATCGTTCTTCGATGATATCAGGCTTATTCAGCTCGTGGTAACAGGCCGTGATAAATTGTTTGGCCTCATGGAATAAAGTCTCTTTCTCTGTCATAAGAGCCCACCTCTGTGTCAAAGTAGTGCTGTATATATTATAGTCTTCTTTTAAACAAGGTTTACTCTGAGAAGATGAATAAATTGTGAATAGAGGCTAAAAACAAGGTGCGTATTTTTATAAAAGGGATTGAATAATAATTCAACCCCGAGTATAATAATTCATAACTTCTTAAACAGAGAGTAGGAGTGAGAGAGATGCCGGCAGGGTATGTGAAACTGGCAACTGGGGAGGTTTTTACAGGTGAAATCGTCGGTCAAGAGCAGCCGGTTGCAGGTGAAGTGGTGTTTAATACGAGCATGACCGGATATCAAGAGATTATGACCGATCCCTCCTATGCCGGACAAATTGTGACCTTTTGCTATCCGCTGATTGGCAATTACGGCATTCAGCTACACGATAACGAAAGCAGGAAACCGAAGGTAGCGGGGATCATTGTCAGGGAGTTATGCAACGCTCCCAGCCATTATGGTGCTGTGCAAAGCATGGCGCAATGGTTACAAGAACAAGGGCTGACTGCCCTTGTGGGCGTGGATACACGGGCCCTGGTGAAAACCATCCGCCAATATGGCACGGTGCAGGGCATTATCGCTTGCGGTTCACCGGAGGAAGGGATGAAACCCAACGTGGAGCTTCCCCCTCCGTTTACCTCATCTTACTGGGTAGATGCTGTGTCTACAAAAGAAATGATCACCTATCCCAACTCGGGCCCGCATATCGTTCTGGTTGATTTAGGCATGAAAAAATCAATACTGGACTGTTTGCTGGCCGCTCAATGTCAGGTCACCGTCGTGCCTTATTCAACAACCTATGAACAAATTAAAGCGCTTCAGCCTGATGGCGTGGTCTATTCCAACGGCCCTGGCGATCCTGTGGCCTTAACTCCGTGGCTGGAAGAAGTGCGGCGTGTCACTCAAGCCTATCCTACCTTGGGCATTTGCCTTGGACATCAGGTCATTGCCCTCGCTTATGGGGCCAAAACAAAAAAAATGAAGTTTGGCCACCGGGGCGGCAATCATCCGGTGAAGGATCTCAGCACCGGCAAAGTGCTCATCACGCCTCAGAATCACAGTTATGTTGTGGAAGAAGAGAGCGTGGACCTCGAGCAGTTTATGGTGGCTTATCAGCATGTTAATGACGGCACGGTAGAAGGGTTGACACATAAACATTTGCCCATCTATACGGTACAATTCCACCCTGAAGCCCATCCCGGACCAAGTGATACAGCCTATATCTTCCACACATTCCTGCAACATACGCAGAAGGGAGGCCGCTCTGCTTATGCCCTTGCGTAAAGAGATCAAAACAGTCCTGGTCATAGGCTCCGGACCGATCATTATCGGTCAAGCGGCCGAATTTGATTACGCTGGCACGCAAGCCTGTCTGGCCTTAAAGGAAGAAGGGATTAAGGTTGTGCTGGTTAATCCTAATCCGGCCACCATTATGACCGATGAACAGATCGCCGACAGGGTTTACCTGGAACCGCTCACCGTTGAAGCAGTGGAAACCATTATTCAGAAAGAAAAGCCGGATGGGCTGATCGGCACCCTTGGCGGGCAAACAGGTCTCAACCTGACCGTGCAACTGGCTGAGCAAGGCATTTTGGACCGCTACGGGGTAGAGGTTTTGGGCACTTCCATTGAGGCCATTCAGAAAGGGGAAGACCGGGAGCTGTTCCGGCAGCTGATGCTGGACATTGGGGAACCTGTTCCTGAATCCCAGATTGTAGACAATGTGGAGGAAGGTTTACGTTTTGCCCAGTCTATCGGCTATCCCGTCATTACCCGGCCTGCCTATACTTTGGGCGGCTCAGGGGGCGGTGTGGCCAACAATGAACGGGAATTAGAGCGTTTGTTAAAAAAAGGACTCAAGATGAGCCCTATCCAGCAAGTGTTGGTAGAAAAAAGCATCAAGGGCTGGAAAGAGATTGAATATGAGATTATGCGTGATGCCAACGACACCTGCATCACGGTGTGCAATATGGAGAACATGGATCCCGTGGGCATTCATACCGGGGACTCCATTGTGGTCGCCCCTTCCCAAACCTTGACCGATAAACAGTATCAGCTGTTGCGCCAGGCCTCGCTGAAGGTGATCCGGGCGCTGGGAGTGATCGGGGGCTGCAATATTCAATTTGCCTTGGATCCGGAATCTGATCAATATTACATCATTGAGGTCAACCCGCGGGTCAGCCGTTCTTCTGCCTTGGCTTCCAAGGCCACAGGCTATCCCATTGCCCGCATCGCCACCAAGTGTGCCATCGGCTATCATCTGGATGAACTGCTTAATCCGATTACAGGAAACACCTATGCCGCCTTTGAGCCGGCCATCGATTATGTGGTGTTGAAAATTCCCCGCTTCCCCTTTGACAAATTCTCTGAAGCGGACCGGACCCTGGGTACCCAAATGAAAGCAACGGGAGAAGTGATGGCCATTGACCGCACGTTCGAAGGGGCTCTCAATAAAGCCATCCGTTCCCTTGAAGTCAATACAGCAGGACTGGAATGGCCGGCGTTGAAACGATTAACAGACGAAGCTTTAGAAGAGCATTTGGCCCATGCTACGGACTTGAGACTGTTTGCCTTGGCAGAAGCTTTCCGGCGTGGTTGGACAACACAAGACTTGTATAAACTGACCCAAATCGACCCCTGGTTTTTGGAGAAAATCAAAGGTTTGATAGAATTTGAGGAAAATCTGAAAAGTTACACCTGGGGTACACTGCCCCATGAGCTGCTGACAGAAGCAAAGCAGAAAAACATGGCCGACCGTTATTTGGCGCGTCTCTTTCAAGTATCTGAAAGGGAAATTCGCCAGCGCCGCAAACAGCTTGGTCTGGTTCCCGTTTATAAGCAGGTAGATACCTGTGCCGGGGAATTTGAGGCAGTTACACCTTATTACTATTCAACCTGGCACGGCCAAGTTGATGAGGTGGAAAGTGGCGATGGCAAAAAAATACTGGTGATTGGCTCGGGGCCGATCCGAATTGGCCAGGGAGTGGAGTTTGACTACTGCTCTGTGCACGCCACCCTGGCCGTCAAGAAGCAGGGCTACGAGGCTATTGTCATCAACAACAATCCGGAAACGGTCAGCACCGATTATTCAGTGGCCGACCGCCTCTATTTTGAACCGCTGACCGTGGAAGATATTTTACATGTCATTGACAAAGAGCAGGTGGAAGGGGTCTTTGTCCAGTTTGGCGGACAGACGGCGATCAAGGTGGCCGAAGAACTGGCAGCTGAAGGGGTGCCGGTGCTGGGGACCAGCGTGGACATCATCGACAAACTGGAAGACCGGGAACAGTTTTATAACCTGCTCAATGAACTGGAGATCCCCCATATTAAAGGGGCAACGGTTCACCAGGCCCAAGAACTGTACCAAGCTGTTGAAACCTTGGGCTTTCCGGTCTTAGTACGCCCCTCTTATGTGATTGGCGGCCAGTCTATGTTTCTCTTTCACCGCCGGCAGGAAGTGGAGGCGTACTTGGAAAAAGTGGAGCAAGAAGGGGATGAACGCATTTGGCCCCTTTTGGTGGATGCGTATGTGCCCGGACTGGAGTGTGAAATGGATATCATCAGTGACGGTCAAACAGTGGTCATCCCTGGCATCTTTGAACATGTGGAGCGGGCAGGTGTCCATTCCGGGGACAGCTTGGCCATCTTTCCGCCGCCTACCCTGCCAGACAAAGTGAAGCAGACCTTGGCCGATTATGCGGAGCGGATTGCCACTAAGGCGCCGGTAGTGGGAATGATGAATATCCAGTTTGTGGTCGATGGAGAGCAGGTGTATGTGCTGGAAGTGAACCCCCGGGCCTCACGCACCGTGCCGATTATAAGCAAGGTGACAGGGGTGCCGATGATTGAATGGGCCACCCGCGTGCAGTTGGGCGAGTCCCTTGAGGCTATTGCAGAAGAAAAGGGATTAATGCTGGAGCCCGCGTTCTATACGGTCAAGGCGCCGGTCTTCTCTACCGGTAAATTGAAGGATGTGGATCCGGCTTTGGGTCCGGAGATGAAATCGACCGGTGAGATCCTGGGTCTGGGTCTCAGTGTGGCCGAAGCGGTAGCAAAAGCCATGCCGGAGGAATATGACTTTCTGGTTCAGGCTGTTCAGCCGGCCAGCCACAACAAGCAGCACACAGACCTCCAGCAGCCCGGACTGTTATGCGCCATTGCGGACCGGGATAAAGAGGCTGTTTTGCCCCTTATCCAACGCATGGCCAGCCTGGGCATACGCCTGCTGGCCACCAGCGGAACCGCCCGCTTTTTACAGTCACATGGCTTACACGTGCAAGAAATAGACCATGATCTTGAGCAAGTGGAAGAGCTGATGAAACACGGGCAGATTGGGGCCTTGTTCAACTCCCCCAACCAGGGGCGAGTGGTCGGCACCTTTGGCTTTAGCTTGCGCCAGATCGCTTTGGTTTATCAATTGCCTTGCTTCACGTGTCCTGACACGCTCAGGGTGCTCTTAGACAGTCTCGATGTATCCGCCCAAGATATCCGGGCGTTAAGTGACTATAGAAACATTTCTACAGAAAGGGTGTTATCCCCATGACACAACCCCTGCTGAAAGGAGGGGCCGCACCGGCCCCGGTTGCCTCCTTTGAAGAGAACCAGCTGCAACGGAATTTAAAGGGAAGAGATTTTTTAACCCTGGCTGATTTCAGTTCGGAAGAGATTCACTGGTTGCTGCAGCATGCGCTCAATCTCAAACGGATGCAACAAGAGGGCATCCCCCATCCCTATCTGCAAGGAAAAGTGCTGGGCATGATTTTCGAAAAACCATCGACCCGTACCCGGGTGTCGTTTGAAGTGGGCATGATTCAGCTGGGAGGGCAAGCCATCTTTTTAGGCAAGCAAGACATTCAGCTCTCCCGGGGGGAAAGCCTGTATGACACAGCCAACGTTTTGTCCCGTTATGTGGACGGCGTGATGATCCGGACGTTTAGTCACCAGGGGCTAGTGGAATTTGCCCGAGCGGCAACAGTGCCTGTGATCAATGGGTTGACAGATACCCACCATCCGGCACAAGTACTGGCTGACCTGTTGACGGTTTTAGAACATAAGGGCCGTTTGCAGGGCTTAAAACTGGCTTATGTGGGTGACGGCAACAACATGGCCCATTCCCTCTTGGAAGGGGCAGTCAAAGTGGGCATGCATATTGCGGTGGCTTCACCAGAAGGCTATGAACCTGATGCCGCCATTGTGGCCGGTGCAGAAGAGGTGGCCAAGGAAACAGGCAGTCAGGTTTTGATCACCCATGATCCGGTAGAAGCTGTTCAGGAAGCAGATGTGGTGGTGACCGATGTGTGGGCCAGCATGGGCCAAGAAGCGGAGCAGGCCCAGCGTGAGGCCGTGTTTCAACCCTACCAGGTTAATGCTGAACTGTGTCAACATGCCAAATCCGATTACCTCTTTTTACACTGTTTGCCCGCTCACCGGGGAGAAGAAGTGACAGCCGACATTATTGATGGTCCCCATTCGGTTGTTTTTGACGAGGCCGAAAACCGGCTGCATGCCCAAAAGGCGCTGCTCTCTGCCTTGATGAGATAAATCATTTTATTTTTATCATGCAAAATGAATAAAAATACGATATAATAATTAAAGATTCATTCGGGAGTGTCAAAAACTAGACGGACGTAAGGGAGAGGATCTGTATGGCCAAGGATAAAGTCGTGCTTGCCTATTCAGGGGGACTGGATACCTCTGTTTCAATAAAATGGATTCAAGAAAAGTATGGTTACGATGTGATTGCCCTGTCACTGGATGTAGGGGAAGGAAAAGATCTCGATAAGATTAAACAGAAAGCGCTGGATGTAGGGGCAATCAAATCGATCGTCATTGACGCCAAGGCTATGCTGGCTAAGGACTACATCTTGCCCGCGCTTAAAGCCAATGCCCTGTATGAAGGGAAATACCCCTTGTCATCGGCTATTTCCCGCCCGCTGATAGCCAAGCTGCTGGTGGAAGTGGCCGAGCAGGAAGGGGCAGTGGCCGTGGCACACGGCTGCACCGGGAAAGGGAACGACCAGGTGCGTTTTGAAGTGTCCATCCAAGCGCTCAATCCTAACTTGCAGGTCATTGCCCCCGTCAGGGAATGGAGCATGACCCGCGATGAAGAGATTGAATACGCCAAGGAAAAAGGAATCCCCATCCCGGTTGATCTGGATAATCCCTTTTCCATTGATGCCAACATTTGGGGACGGGCCTGTGAAGCAGGCGTGCTGGAAAATCCGTGGACTGAGCCGCCGGAAGAGGCTTTTGAATGGACGCAGCCGCTGGAGAAAACGCCGGATGAGCCGGAGTATATTGAGCTTGAATTTGAACAGGGTGAGCC contains:
- a CDS encoding nitric oxide synthase oxygenase codes for the protein MTEKETLFHEAKQFITACYHELNKPDIIEERLKEIKSEINRYGYYEHTYEELAYGARVAWRNSNRCIGRLFWRSLHVFDARHLTTEQEIYEALLNHITYATNEGKIRPTITIFKPQIKQEPQVRIWNHQLIRYAGYETENGVTGDPASLSLTRACQEMGWKGKGSRFDVLPLVIQVQQRPPKWFEIPEELVLEVPIRHPEYDWFEDLNIKWYAVPIISDMCLEIGGIHYTASPFNGWYMETEIGARNLADTFRYNLLPEVAKRMGLEISRNASLWKDKALVELNVAVLHSYKQDGVSIVDHHTAAEQFKQFEQQERDSGRKVTGDWTWLIPPLSPATTHIFHQTYENRILKPNYFYQDRPYE
- a CDS encoding carbamoyl phosphate synthase small subunit is translated as MPAGYVKLATGEVFTGEIVGQEQPVAGEVVFNTSMTGYQEIMTDPSYAGQIVTFCYPLIGNYGIQLHDNESRKPKVAGIIVRELCNAPSHYGAVQSMAQWLQEQGLTALVGVDTRALVKTIRQYGTVQGIIACGSPEEGMKPNVELPPPFTSSYWVDAVSTKEMITYPNSGPHIVLVDLGMKKSILDCLLAAQCQVTVVPYSTTYEQIKALQPDGVVYSNGPGDPVALTPWLEEVRRVTQAYPTLGICLGHQVIALAYGAKTKKMKFGHRGGNHPVKDLSTGKVLITPQNHSYVVEEESVDLEQFMVAYQHVNDGTVEGLTHKHLPIYTVQFHPEAHPGPSDTAYIFHTFLQHTQKGGRSAYALA
- the carB gene encoding carbamoyl-phosphate synthase (glutamine-hydrolyzing) large subunit, with the protein product MPLRKEIKTVLVIGSGPIIIGQAAEFDYAGTQACLALKEEGIKVVLVNPNPATIMTDEQIADRVYLEPLTVEAVETIIQKEKPDGLIGTLGGQTGLNLTVQLAEQGILDRYGVEVLGTSIEAIQKGEDRELFRQLMLDIGEPVPESQIVDNVEEGLRFAQSIGYPVITRPAYTLGGSGGGVANNERELERLLKKGLKMSPIQQVLVEKSIKGWKEIEYEIMRDANDTCITVCNMENMDPVGIHTGDSIVVAPSQTLTDKQYQLLRQASLKVIRALGVIGGCNIQFALDPESDQYYIIEVNPRVSRSSALASKATGYPIARIATKCAIGYHLDELLNPITGNTYAAFEPAIDYVVLKIPRFPFDKFSEADRTLGTQMKATGEVMAIDRTFEGALNKAIRSLEVNTAGLEWPALKRLTDEALEEHLAHATDLRLFALAEAFRRGWTTQDLYKLTQIDPWFLEKIKGLIEFEENLKSYTWGTLPHELLTEAKQKNMADRYLARLFQVSEREIRQRRKQLGLVPVYKQVDTCAGEFEAVTPYYYSTWHGQVDEVESGDGKKILVIGSGPIRIGQGVEFDYCSVHATLAVKKQGYEAIVINNNPETVSTDYSVADRLYFEPLTVEDILHVIDKEQVEGVFVQFGGQTAIKVAEELAAEGVPVLGTSVDIIDKLEDREQFYNLLNELEIPHIKGATVHQAQELYQAVETLGFPVLVRPSYVIGGQSMFLFHRRQEVEAYLEKVEQEGDERIWPLLVDAYVPGLECEMDIISDGQTVVIPGIFEHVERAGVHSGDSLAIFPPPTLPDKVKQTLADYAERIATKAPVVGMMNIQFVVDGEQVYVLEVNPRASRTVPIISKVTGVPMIEWATRVQLGESLEAIAEEKGLMLEPAFYTVKAPVFSTGKLKDVDPALGPEMKSTGEILGLGLSVAEAVAKAMPEEYDFLVQAVQPASHNKQHTDLQQPGLLCAIADRDKEAVLPLIQRMASLGIRLLATSGTARFLQSHGLHVQEIDHDLEQVEELMKHGQIGALFNSPNQGRVVGTFGFSLRQIALVYQLPCFTCPDTLRVLLDSLDVSAQDIRALSDYRNISTERVLSP
- the argF gene encoding ornithine carbamoyltransferase, coding for MTQPLLKGGAAPAPVASFEENQLQRNLKGRDFLTLADFSSEEIHWLLQHALNLKRMQQEGIPHPYLQGKVLGMIFEKPSTRTRVSFEVGMIQLGGQAIFLGKQDIQLSRGESLYDTANVLSRYVDGVMIRTFSHQGLVEFARAATVPVINGLTDTHHPAQVLADLLTVLEHKGRLQGLKLAYVGDGNNMAHSLLEGAVKVGMHIAVASPEGYEPDAAIVAGAEEVAKETGSQVLITHDPVEAVQEADVVVTDVWASMGQEAEQAQREAVFQPYQVNAELCQHAKSDYLFLHCLPAHRGEEVTADIIDGPHSVVFDEAENRLHAQKALLSALMR
- a CDS encoding argininosuccinate synthase — translated: MAKDKVVLAYSGGLDTSVSIKWIQEKYGYDVIALSLDVGEGKDLDKIKQKALDVGAIKSIVIDAKAMLAKDYILPALKANALYEGKYPLSSAISRPLIAKLLVEVAEQEGAVAVAHGCTGKGNDQVRFEVSIQALNPNLQVIAPVREWSMTRDEEIEYAKEKGIPIPVDLDNPFSIDANIWGRACEAGVLENPWTEPPEEAFEWTQPLEKTPDEPEYIELEFEQGEPVALNGEKMDLVTLIETLNELGGKHGVGRIDHIENRMVGIKSREVYENPAALILINAHKELEFLTLPREVTQFKALVDQHMAKIIYDGLWYSPLKKALDAFVDETQKSVSGKVRVKLFKGHHTVVGRYSAHSLYNEQLATYSKGDLFDHNAAVGFIKLWGLPTKVYAEVHKQGQNKADQSHSLLKT